Proteins found in one Thalassophryne amazonica chromosome 1, fThaAma1.1, whole genome shotgun sequence genomic segment:
- the LOC117520750 gene encoding receptor activity-modifying protein 1-like, whose product MDQSAALLLVLVITAQVLPPAWGCSRSFYERVITDLCLVKFKLDMGGLERGLWCSWPDTMEIYEGVTNCTFQVALRLDCFWPNHIVDRVFMQIHQMYFHDCALTGRLLHDPPVSILAPFIAVPVLVTLLMTVIVVWRSKRTEGVL is encoded by the exons ATGGATCAGAGCGCGGCGCTCCTCCTTGTGCTCGTCATAACTG CTCAGGTCCTTCCTCCGGCTTGGGGCTGCAGCAGGAGTTTCTACGAGAGGGTGATCACTGACCTCTGCTTAGTAAAGTTCAAACTAGACATGGGAGGCCTGGAACGAGGCCtctggtgcagctggcctgaCACCATGGA GATTTATGAGGGCGTAACAAACTGTACGTTCCAGGTGGCCTTGCGGTTGGACTGCTTTTGGCCGAACCATATCGTCGACCGCGTCTTTATGCAGATTCACCAGATGTACTTCCACGACTGTGCTCTGACCGGTCGGCTTCTTCATGACCCGCCGGTCAGCATCTTGGCACCATTTATCGCTGTGCCAGTATTGGTCACCCTACTTATGACTGTCATAGTGGTGTGGAGGAGTAAGCGAACAGAGGGAGTTTTATAG